In Taeniopygia guttata chromosome 2, bTaeGut7.mat, whole genome shotgun sequence, one genomic interval encodes:
- the WIPF3 gene encoding WAS/WASL-interacting protein family member 3 isoform X1 — MPVPPPPPPPPPPPPPPPSGGPPPPPPSGGPPPPPPPPLASSEIPKLRKEDQKARNALLADIQQGTRLRKVTQINDRSAPQIEKPKGANRDGGNPAVNKGGSQQPLGGLFAGGFPVLRPAGQRDMTGRPPGQLSGGRAASPRPCAPPSSGAAKASSSPSPPAEGPRAAAPPELPGTSRAAAGAGPGRPSLPAPPPPPPAAGKPSLTFPPPPPVPPPNDRPAKAGSPGAAAPAPLPPPLPPPQADKPAKPQAGASHPPPPPPPPPPPLPPVPPCGHPARAAEASAAAAPAEGRDCPLPPPPPPPNRLSFPPSPASSGADVPPPLPPKSPHLLSQFHKPSNIQSLPLPPTPGPPQPAAVGETRKKRPGRGAGTGAGKLVTPPQPPARSPTTELTSKSGVSTWATAHDPYTPLKNGNMHIIDDFESKFTFHSVEDFPPPDEFKPFQKTYPSKIPRGKFVNMERSDHYQEV; from the exons ATGCCTGTGCCACCACCGCCgccaccacctcctcctccaccaccTCCACCACCTTCTGGAGGGCCTCCTCCACCACCACCTTCTGGAGGGCCccctccaccaccaccaccaccactg GCAAGCTCAGAGATACCAAAATTGCGAAAGGAAGACCAGAAAGCACGAAACGCACTCTTGGCTGATATCCAGCAGGGAACTCGCCTAAGGAAAGTGACCCAAATCAACGACCGCAGTGCACCACAGATTGAAA AACCCAAAGGAGCTAACAGAGATGGAGGTAACCCAGCTGTTAATAAAGGTGGCTCTCAGCAGCCTCTGGGAGGTTTATTTGCTGGTGGCTTTCCTGTTCTCAGACCAGCAGGCCAGAGGGACATGACAG GGAGGCCCCCTGGGCAGCTCTCCGGAGGCCGCGCAGCATCCCCCAGACCCTGCGCCCCGCCGAGCAGCGGCGCTGCCAAGGCGAGCAGCAGCCCCTCGCCCCCGGCCGAGGGCCCGAGGGCAGCTGCGCCGCCGGAGCTTCCCGGCACCTCCCGAGCAGCAGCGGGAGCGGGCCCCGGGCGGCCCAGCCTGCCCGCCCCGCCTCCCCCCCCTCCCGCCGCCGGCAAGCCTTCCCTcaccttccctcctcctccccccgtGCCCCCTCCGAACGACCGCCCTGCCAAGGCGGGGagccccggcgctgccgccccggccccgctccctcccCCGCTCCCTCCCCCTCAGGCTGACAAACCCGCCAAGCCTCAAGCGGGAGCTTCGcacccgcccccgccgccccctcctcctcctcctccgctgccccccgtgcccccctgCGGGCACCCGGCCAGGGCAGCCGAGGCCTCCGCGGCCGCCGCTCCGGCCGAAGGAAGGGACTGTCCCCTGCCCCCGCCTCCCCCGCCCCCGAACCGGCTctcctttcccccctccccgGCCTCCAGCGGTGCCGACGTGCCCCCTCCGCTGCCCCCCAAGTCTCCCCACTTGCTGTCGCAGTTCCATAAGCCAAGCAACATCCAGTCGCTGCCGCTGCCACCCACCCCCGGCCCCCCTCAGCCCGCAGCCGTGGGGGAGACCAGGAAGAAGAGACCCGGCCGAGGCGCAG GAACCGGTGCTGGGAAGCTGGTCACACCTCCACAACCACCTGCAAGATCCCCAACAACTGAACTTACAAGCAAGTCTGGAGTCTCAACTTGGGCTACAGCTCATGACCCCTACACACCacttaaaaatggaaatatgcACATCATTG ATGACTTTGAATCAAAATTTACTTTCCATTCTGTGGAAGATTTCCCTCCACCTGATGAATTCAAACCATTTCAGAAAACATATCCCAGCAAGATACCCAGAGGTAAGTTTGTAAACATGGAAAGATCTGATCATTATCAAGAGGTTTAA
- the WIPF3 gene encoding WAS/WASL-interacting protein family member 3 isoform X2 produces MPVPPPPPPPPPPPPPPPSGGPPPPPPSGGPPPPPPPPLASSEIPKLRKEDQKARNALLADIQQGTRLRKVTQINDRSAPQIEKPKGANRDGGNPAVNKGGSQQPLGGLFAGGFPVLRPAGQRDMTGRPPGQLSGGRAASPRPCAPPSSGAAKASSSPSPPAEGPRAAAPPELPGTSRAAAGAGPGRPSLPAPPPPPPAAGKPSLTFPPPPPVPPPNDRPAKAGSPGAAAPAPLPPPLPPPQADKPAKPQAGASHPPPPPPPPPPPLPPVPPCGHPARAAEASAAAAPAEGRDCPLPPPPPPPNRLSFPPSPASSGADVPPPLPPKSPHLLSQFHKPSNIQSLPLPPTPGPPQPAAVGETRKKRPGRGAGTGAGKLVTPPQPPARSPTTELTSKSGVSTWATAHDPYTPLKNGNMHIIDDFESKFTFHSVEDFPPPDEFKPFQKTYPSKIPRDPSKNPPLRTHVR; encoded by the exons ATGCCTGTGCCACCACCGCCgccaccacctcctcctccaccaccTCCACCACCTTCTGGAGGGCCTCCTCCACCACCACCTTCTGGAGGGCCccctccaccaccaccaccaccactg GCAAGCTCAGAGATACCAAAATTGCGAAAGGAAGACCAGAAAGCACGAAACGCACTCTTGGCTGATATCCAGCAGGGAACTCGCCTAAGGAAAGTGACCCAAATCAACGACCGCAGTGCACCACAGATTGAAA AACCCAAAGGAGCTAACAGAGATGGAGGTAACCCAGCTGTTAATAAAGGTGGCTCTCAGCAGCCTCTGGGAGGTTTATTTGCTGGTGGCTTTCCTGTTCTCAGACCAGCAGGCCAGAGGGACATGACAG GGAGGCCCCCTGGGCAGCTCTCCGGAGGCCGCGCAGCATCCCCCAGACCCTGCGCCCCGCCGAGCAGCGGCGCTGCCAAGGCGAGCAGCAGCCCCTCGCCCCCGGCCGAGGGCCCGAGGGCAGCTGCGCCGCCGGAGCTTCCCGGCACCTCCCGAGCAGCAGCGGGAGCGGGCCCCGGGCGGCCCAGCCTGCCCGCCCCGCCTCCCCCCCCTCCCGCCGCCGGCAAGCCTTCCCTcaccttccctcctcctccccccgtGCCCCCTCCGAACGACCGCCCTGCCAAGGCGGGGagccccggcgctgccgccccggccccgctccctcccCCGCTCCCTCCCCCTCAGGCTGACAAACCCGCCAAGCCTCAAGCGGGAGCTTCGcacccgcccccgccgccccctcctcctcctcctccgctgccccccgtgcccccctgCGGGCACCCGGCCAGGGCAGCCGAGGCCTCCGCGGCCGCCGCTCCGGCCGAAGGAAGGGACTGTCCCCTGCCCCCGCCTCCCCCGCCCCCGAACCGGCTctcctttcccccctccccgGCCTCCAGCGGTGCCGACGTGCCCCCTCCGCTGCCCCCCAAGTCTCCCCACTTGCTGTCGCAGTTCCATAAGCCAAGCAACATCCAGTCGCTGCCGCTGCCACCCACCCCCGGCCCCCCTCAGCCCGCAGCCGTGGGGGAGACCAGGAAGAAGAGACCCGGCCGAGGCGCAG GAACCGGTGCTGGGAAGCTGGTCACACCTCCACAACCACCTGCAAGATCCCCAACAACTGAACTTACAAGCAAGTCTGGAGTCTCAACTTGGGCTACAGCTCATGACCCCTACACACCacttaaaaatggaaatatgcACATCATTG ATGACTTTGAATCAAAATTTACTTTCCATTCTGTGGAAGATTTCCCTCCACCTGATGAATTCAAACCATTTCAGAAAACATATCCCAGCAAGATACCCAGAG ATCCCTCTAAAAATCCTCCATTAAGAACACACGTGAGATGA
- the WIPF3 gene encoding WAS/WASL-interacting protein family member 3 isoform X3 has translation MVFPFFTASSEIPKLRKEDQKARNALLADIQQGTRLRKVTQINDRSAPQIEKPKGANRDGGNPAVNKGGSQQPLGGLFAGGFPVLRPAGQRDMTGRPPGQLSGGRAASPRPCAPPSSGAAKASSSPSPPAEGPRAAAPPELPGTSRAAAGAGPGRPSLPAPPPPPPAAGKPSLTFPPPPPVPPPNDRPAKAGSPGAAAPAPLPPPLPPPQADKPAKPQAGASHPPPPPPPPPPPLPPVPPCGHPARAAEASAAAAPAEGRDCPLPPPPPPPNRLSFPPSPASSGADVPPPLPPKSPHLLSQFHKPSNIQSLPLPPTPGPPQPAAVGETRKKRPGRGAGTGAGKLVTPPQPPARSPTTELTSKSGVSTWATAHDPYTPLKNGNMHIIDDFESKFTFHSVEDFPPPDEFKPFQKTYPSKIPRGKFVNMERSDHYQEV, from the exons ATggtatttccatttttcaca GCAAGCTCAGAGATACCAAAATTGCGAAAGGAAGACCAGAAAGCACGAAACGCACTCTTGGCTGATATCCAGCAGGGAACTCGCCTAAGGAAAGTGACCCAAATCAACGACCGCAGTGCACCACAGATTGAAA AACCCAAAGGAGCTAACAGAGATGGAGGTAACCCAGCTGTTAATAAAGGTGGCTCTCAGCAGCCTCTGGGAGGTTTATTTGCTGGTGGCTTTCCTGTTCTCAGACCAGCAGGCCAGAGGGACATGACAG GGAGGCCCCCTGGGCAGCTCTCCGGAGGCCGCGCAGCATCCCCCAGACCCTGCGCCCCGCCGAGCAGCGGCGCTGCCAAGGCGAGCAGCAGCCCCTCGCCCCCGGCCGAGGGCCCGAGGGCAGCTGCGCCGCCGGAGCTTCCCGGCACCTCCCGAGCAGCAGCGGGAGCGGGCCCCGGGCGGCCCAGCCTGCCCGCCCCGCCTCCCCCCCCTCCCGCCGCCGGCAAGCCTTCCCTcaccttccctcctcctccccccgtGCCCCCTCCGAACGACCGCCCTGCCAAGGCGGGGagccccggcgctgccgccccggccccgctccctcccCCGCTCCCTCCCCCTCAGGCTGACAAACCCGCCAAGCCTCAAGCGGGAGCTTCGcacccgcccccgccgccccctcctcctcctcctccgctgccccccgtgcccccctgCGGGCACCCGGCCAGGGCAGCCGAGGCCTCCGCGGCCGCCGCTCCGGCCGAAGGAAGGGACTGTCCCCTGCCCCCGCCTCCCCCGCCCCCGAACCGGCTctcctttcccccctccccgGCCTCCAGCGGTGCCGACGTGCCCCCTCCGCTGCCCCCCAAGTCTCCCCACTTGCTGTCGCAGTTCCATAAGCCAAGCAACATCCAGTCGCTGCCGCTGCCACCCACCCCCGGCCCCCCTCAGCCCGCAGCCGTGGGGGAGACCAGGAAGAAGAGACCCGGCCGAGGCGCAG GAACCGGTGCTGGGAAGCTGGTCACACCTCCACAACCACCTGCAAGATCCCCAACAACTGAACTTACAAGCAAGTCTGGAGTCTCAACTTGGGCTACAGCTCATGACCCCTACACACCacttaaaaatggaaatatgcACATCATTG ATGACTTTGAATCAAAATTTACTTTCCATTCTGTGGAAGATTTCCCTCCACCTGATGAATTCAAACCATTTCAGAAAACATATCCCAGCAAGATACCCAGAGGTAAGTTTGTAAACATGGAAAGATCTGATCATTATCAAGAGGTTTAA